In Phocoena sinus isolate mPhoSin1 chromosome X, mPhoSin1.pri, whole genome shotgun sequence, a genomic segment contains:
- the LOC116747612 gene encoding LOW QUALITY PROTEIN: putative P2Y purinoceptor 10 (The sequence of the model RefSeq protein was modified relative to this genomic sequence to represent the inferred CDS: inserted 1 base in 1 codon) has product MGNNSTNSTRAKCTDLQMSFQYSLYATTYILIFVPGLLVNSAALWVLCCFISKKNKAIIFMINLSVADLAHVLFLPLRIYYYISHHWPFQRSLCLLCFYLKYLNMYASICFLTCISLQRCFFLLKPFRARDWKRRYDVGISAAIWVIMGTACLPLPILRNAGLAYNTESCFSNLGLQHTSMVSTIGMVTVAELGGFVLPVVIITYCAWRTRKILQEFQVPPQNTKERKKALWMVLLCAVVFIVCFTPYHLNFPFFMTVKQRIFSNWSFIKSTLFFHIISLCLANLNCCFDPLXYYFVTSELRDGFSEHGSLVLQSCVKCKDGALEIQHRKEDLQTLS; this is encoded by the exons ATGGGAAATAACAGCACAAACAGTACAAGAGCAAAGTGCACTGATCTTCAAATGTCATTTCAGTACTCTCTCTATGCAACCACCTATATCCTCATATTTGTCCCTGGTCTACTGGTTAACAGTGCAGCCTTGTGGGTTTTGTGCTGCTtcatcagcaagaaaaataaagccatcatTTTCATGATCAACCTCTCTGTGGCTGACCTTGCTCATGTGCTGTTCTTACCCCTCCGGATATACTATTACATCAGCCACCACTGGCCTTTCCAGAGGTCCCTTTGCCTGCTGTGCTTCTACCTAAAGTATCTCAACATGTATGCCAGCATTTGTTTCCTGACATGCATCAGCCTTCAGAGGTGCTTCTTTCTCCTCAAGCCTTTCAGAGCCAGAGACTGGAAGCGTAGGTATGATGTGGGCATCAGTGCTGCCATCTGGGTCATCATGGGGACTGCCTGTTTGCCACTTCCAATTCTGAGAAATGCTGGATTAGCCTACAATACTGAATCctgcttttccaatttggggcttCAACATACTAGCATGGTGTCTACTATTGGCATGGTAACTGTAGCTGAACTTGGAGGGTTTGTCTTACCTGTTGTAATTATTACTTATTGCGCATGGAGAACAAGAAAGATTTTACAGGAATTCCAAGTTCCCCCTCAGAAtaccaaagagagaaaaaaggcttTGTGGATGGTCCTGTTGTGTGCAGTGGTATTCATTGTTTGTTTCACACCCTACCACCTCAACTTCCCTTTCTTTATGACGGTGAAGCAACGAATCTTTTCAAACTGGTCCTTTATTAAGAGCACGCTATTTTTCCACATAATTTCCCTGTGTCTTGCAAATTTAAATTGCTGTTTTGatccat tatattattttgtGACCTCAGAACTTCGTGATGGATTTTCAGAACATGGTAGTTTGGTTCTTCAGTCATGTGTGAAATGCAAGGATGGTGCTTTGGAAATTCAACATAGGAAGGAGGATCTTCAAACTCTCTCTTGA